Proteins from a genomic interval of Bifidobacterium longum subsp. infantis ATCC 15697 = JCM 1222 = DSM 20088:
- a CDS encoding IS256-like element ISBlo5 family transposase — translation MGSQETEPRPSNIIQIDQNLLETRLDRLVAEKVAELLNAMLDAEADEIAKAAKYERTGERKAYRAGHYDRSLTAKAGRLALKVPKLKGAVFESAVIERYRRREESVEEALIDMYLAGVSTRQVDDISQLLWGDRMPSQTLSDKLKKVYGEIEAWRTRPLEDEYPYVFMDGVWHKRSWGGHVENVSVPVAIGVNAEGHREVIGVAEGMKEDRDSWEQFVRSMIERGLKGVRLVVGDRCAGLVATVGSMLPKARYQRCMVHFMRNVLSKTPPTHREWASAALKAIFAMESRESALAKAEQVATEMESRRLKAAASCLREGVGETTTYLLDEFPDGHRRRIRTNNMIERPDREIRRRTRVVGGFPDGNSALMLICARIRHVTANEWSTRRYLDMSRLGDNLVEAN, via the coding sequence ATTGGAAGCCAGGAGACGGAACCAAGACCCTCGAACATCATACAGATCGACCAGAACCTGCTCGAGACCAGGCTCGACCGCCTGGTCGCCGAAAAGGTCGCCGAGCTATTGAACGCGATGCTCGACGCCGAGGCCGACGAGATCGCCAAAGCCGCCAAGTACGAGCGCACCGGGGAGCGGAAGGCGTACAGGGCCGGCCACTACGACCGGAGCCTGACCGCCAAGGCCGGCAGGCTCGCGTTGAAGGTGCCCAAACTCAAGGGCGCGGTCTTCGAGTCCGCGGTCATCGAACGATACCGGAGACGCGAGGAGAGTGTCGAGGAGGCCCTCATCGACATGTACCTGGCCGGCGTGAGCACCCGGCAGGTGGACGACATCAGCCAATTGCTGTGGGGCGACAGGATGCCGTCCCAGACCCTGAGCGACAAGCTCAAGAAGGTGTACGGGGAGATCGAGGCGTGGCGCACGAGGCCGTTGGAGGACGAGTACCCGTACGTGTTCATGGACGGCGTGTGGCACAAGCGTTCATGGGGCGGGCACGTGGAGAACGTCAGCGTCCCGGTCGCCATCGGAGTCAACGCGGAGGGGCACCGCGAGGTGATCGGCGTGGCCGAGGGCATGAAGGAGGACAGGGACAGCTGGGAGCAGTTCGTCCGCTCCATGATCGAACGCGGCCTGAAGGGCGTGCGCCTGGTGGTCGGCGACCGGTGCGCCGGACTCGTCGCCACGGTCGGCTCGATGCTGCCCAAGGCGAGATACCAGCGGTGCATGGTGCATTTCATGCGCAACGTGCTCTCGAAGACGCCGCCGACACACCGCGAATGGGCGTCCGCCGCCCTCAAGGCCATATTCGCCATGGAATCCCGGGAATCCGCCCTGGCCAAGGCCGAACAGGTCGCCACGGAGATGGAATCCAGGAGGCTCAAGGCCGCCGCGAGCTGCCTGCGCGAGGGCGTCGGCGAGACGACGACCTACCTGCTGGACGAGTTCCCGGACGGGCACCGCAGGAGGATCCGCACGAACAACATGATCGAGCGGCCGGACAGGGAGATCCGCCGGCGCACGCGCGTGGTGGGCGGCTTCCCCGACGGGAACAGCGCGTTGATGCTCATATGCGCCCGCATCCGTCACGTCACCGCGAACGAATGGTCGACCCGCCGCTATCTCGACATGTCCCGGCTCGGTGACAACCTCGTGGAAGCGAACTGA